ATCAAAGGTGTGTTGATCAAAAAGACAAAAAATAACTTTTTCAGGGCGTAAGTGAGATTCCAGGAACTCACATACCACTTTCCATGCAATCTTAGCTGCTTTTTCAGGGGGAAAACCGTAAACCCCCGTGCTAATTGCAGGAAACGCTACAGAATGGGCGTCAACTTCGATCGCACGAAGCAAAGCTTGGTTGTAGCAAGAAGCCAAGAGTTCTTTTTCCTTTGCTTGACCTCCTTTCCATACGGGACCTACGGCATGAATGATCCATTTTGCTTGCATGTCAAACCCAGGAGTGACCTTGGCTTGTCCTGTTGGGCATCCATTTAACTTTG
The DNA window shown above is from Methylacidiphilum caldifontis and carries:
- a CDS encoding O-acetyl-ADP-ribose deacetylase, whose product is MGIEDVISRIELVQGDITQLKVDAVVNAANSRLIKGGGVDGAIHRAAGPRLAEACAKLNGCPTGQAKVTPGFDMQAKWIIHAVGPVWKGGQAKEKELLASCYNQALLRAIEVDAHSVAFPAISTGVYGFPPEKAAKIAWKVVCEFLESHLRPEKVIFCLFDQHTFDLYAFIQKQLALGNKAILNEH